DNA sequence from the Natrinema sp. DC36 genome:
GTCGGTGATGACGTCCTCGTCGAGGCCCCACTTCGCCCGCGCACTCAGAATGTCGTACAGCTGCTCGTCGTGGTATTTGTCCATCCGGACGTGTTCGCTGGAGCGCAGCCGGCTCACGAGGCGGTCGTCGACGCGGCTGAACAGCTCCTCTTCCTTGTTCGCGATGCAGATGATCGCGAACTGCGGGAGGCTGTGGAGATCGCAGATGACGCTGGGGTCTTCGAGCTGGTCGACCTCATCGAGGATGACGACCGTTCGCGGGCCGTCGTGCTGCTGGAGGCGGTCGACGAGTTCGTCGTGCGGCGTCGACTGTCGGTGGATGTCGATGGTCGCGCCGAGGTCGTCGAGGATCTGGTAGAGCGTGCGGAACCGCGTGTAGTTGCGCCAGCAGTTGACGTAGGTCGTCTCGACGTCGAGGACCTCTTCCCGGAGTCGTTCCGTGACGAATTGCGAGATGCAGGTCTTGCCGGCGCCGCTGGGTCCAGTGACGATGGCCGTGTCGGCGGGTTCCCCGTTCGTGATGGGCTCGAGAACGCTGGAGAGATGGTTGACTTCGGCGTCGCGATGCTCAACTTCTCGAGGGACGAACCCGGCGCGTAGAACGCGAGCATCGCGGATCATTGTGTTAGTGAGTGACTGGTTCTGCGTCAGACCATAAATACGTGACCGGGTTGTTTCCGGAAAGCAAATCTCACCAATTGGCCATCGGTTGAATACCGGGTCTCTTTGTGGTGATTCGGGAGGAATCTGTCGTGGTGGCTTTTCGGAAGTTCACGGAAACACGAACCTTCCTGAATAGAAGATATCCCCTTGGGTTTAAATATCCAAATTGCGATGTATCGCCTGTGACACCAAACGAAAACGACCCTGTCACCAACGTGCCGACCGTCGAGGTTCAAAGCCCCACCGGAAGCCTTGACGTGAATGCCCTTATCAAATCAAACGGGGAAGACGATCCGTTTGCCGGCCTATTCGAGGACACTACTGGAGGCTCCGATACGACATCCGTTCCAACCACAAACCAACAAAACACCGATGTCGTCGATCTCGGAAAAGACCTCCTCGCCGGATACGCCGACTGGAAAGGTGGACAAGTTGA
Encoded proteins:
- a CDS encoding Cdc6/Cdc18 family protein; the protein is MIRDARVLRAGFVPREVEHRDAEVNHLSSVLEPITNGEPADTAIVTGPSGAGKTCISQFVTERLREEVLDVETTYVNCWRNYTRFRTLYQILDDLGATIDIHRQSTPHDELVDRLQQHDGPRTVVILDEVDQLEDPSVICDLHSLPQFAIICIANKEEELFSRVDDRLVSRLRSSEHVRMDKYHDEQLYDILSARAKWGLDEDVITDDQLYRIADAAAGDARLAIGILRTAAGKADRENHERITDDILLDAAEDARAQIKQKSLDSLTPHQRVVYDIVREHGSVGPSEIHERYSEEVDDPRTKRTIRTYLSKMEQYNLLEAEGTSRDREYSLVDSAAASPMQ